The Hymenobacter sp. DG01 genome has a segment encoding these proteins:
- a CDS encoding glycosyltransferase family 1 protein yields MEIAVNVRFLLPGDKLEGIGRFTLETLRCLVRQHPEHTFHFLFDRALDERYRLGPNVVPHVLAPPARHPLLWLAWFEGAVARWLGRHRPAVFLSPDGYTTLRTRVPRVTVIHDLAFEHFPQDVSRLVLRYYRYFTPRFVRASQRVVAVSEATKQDLVQTYGVAPGKISVVYNAADSHFRPQPPAVQQATRERFSAGKPYFLFVGALQPRKNLVNLLRAFDAFKDATGAPVKLLVVGRTAWKAGPIFEVYQQMRHRSDVHLTGRVTDAELTELYAAALATCYVPYFEGFGIPVIEAQACASPVITSNCSSLPEVAGGAARLVDPFSVASIAEGLGEVYASESYRAELTERGLRNVERFSWEESARRLWLEIEASVA; encoded by the coding sequence GTGGAAATAGCTGTTAACGTCCGTTTTTTATTGCCCGGCGACAAGCTGGAGGGTATCGGGCGCTTTACGCTGGAAACGCTGCGCTGCCTGGTGCGGCAGCACCCCGAGCACACGTTTCATTTCCTGTTTGACCGGGCGCTTGATGAGCGGTACCGGCTGGGCCCGAACGTGGTGCCGCACGTGCTGGCCCCGCCGGCCCGGCACCCGCTGCTGTGGCTGGCCTGGTTTGAAGGCGCCGTGGCCCGCTGGCTGGGCCGCCACCGCCCGGCCGTGTTCCTCAGCCCCGATGGCTACACCACCCTGCGGACCCGGGTGCCCCGCGTCACAGTCATTCATGACCTAGCCTTTGAGCATTTTCCGCAGGATGTGAGCCGGCTGGTGCTCAGGTACTACCGCTACTTCACCCCGCGCTTCGTGCGGGCCTCGCAGCGGGTGGTGGCTGTGTCGGAAGCCACGAAGCAGGACCTGGTGCAAACCTATGGGGTAGCCCCCGGGAAAATCAGCGTGGTGTATAATGCCGCCGACAGCCACTTCCGGCCTCAGCCCCCGGCCGTGCAGCAGGCCACGCGGGAGCGGTTCAGCGCCGGTAAGCCCTACTTTTTGTTTGTAGGCGCCCTGCAGCCGCGTAAAAACCTGGTGAATCTGCTTCGCGCCTTCGATGCGTTTAAGGACGCCACCGGCGCGCCCGTGAAGCTGCTGGTAGTAGGCCGCACGGCCTGGAAAGCCGGCCCAATCTTCGAGGTGTACCAGCAGATGCGCCACCGCTCCGACGTGCACCTGACCGGCCGCGTGACGGACGCCGAGCTGACGGAGCTGTACGCGGCCGCCCTGGCTACCTGCTACGTGCCGTATTTCGAGGGCTTTGGTATTCCGGTTATTGAGGCCCAGGCCTGCGCTTCCCCGGTTATCACCTCCAACTGCAGCTCCCTGCCCGAGGTAGCTGGCGGCGCGGCCCGCCTCGTCGATCCGTTTTCGGTGGCTTCTATTGCTGAGGGGCTGGGGGAGGTGTACGCCTCCGAGAGCTACCGTGCCGAGCTTACAGAACGTGGATTGCGCAATGTGGAGCGGTTTTCCTGGGAAGAAAGCGCCCGTCGCCTGTGGCTGGAAATCGAAGCAAGTGTGGCGTAA
- a CDS encoding oligosaccharide flippase family protein, whose translation MAAGSACGATSAASILPSFAPGSLARPERKPAAAPVFQGFKTYRIKRFLGNISFVVLLNLLVKPAWVVLENVVQDRLGHEVFGTFTALLTLATIVAGISDLGTTQLTTKRLAAWPGFFQEFFPTLLPLRVGLGVGFLGATVGLGWVLGYRGHWLLLLAVTAAGLLLTQYMLFLRGVLQAHQRFNTDAVLSVLERLLLLALVLALLPLGLTLDRYVGVRTIAVGFTFLLLVGLIRRFYGRVALRPRWSQARQVLLDSLPLALITLVYGLNERVDMLMLERLVSAKEASYYAAAYRWVDAVMMYLWTVLPLFFARFAHATGRRQEQQDLLWFGQRVVTVPLLFVVGFGLFRGELLFFQFAHSTPAEVARMTQCLQLLFLNVLVHAFFAIYSTLLTSTDHEKPVSWLVTASIALNVGLNFLLMPRYGALAGAANTLLCAVVVSVGYVWLVPRRTGVRLPWALLRRLALAFGGLCAGWYGLRTYAALPWWLETAAAGLWLLTLVGALGVVKPSEIRQLRRKGDEVNGDR comes from the coding sequence ATGGCCGCAGGAAGCGCCTGCGGCGCCACGTCTGCCGCCTCAATTTTGCCTAGTTTTGCGCCTGGCAGCCTAGCCCGGCCAGAAAGAAAGCCCGCTGCTGCCCCTGTATTCCAAGGCTTCAAGACGTATCGCATCAAACGCTTTCTAGGAAATATCAGCTTCGTGGTGCTGCTCAACCTGCTGGTAAAGCCGGCCTGGGTGGTGCTCGAAAACGTGGTGCAGGACCGCCTCGGCCACGAGGTATTCGGCACCTTCACGGCCTTGCTGACCCTGGCTACCATTGTGGCCGGCATCTCCGACCTGGGCACTACCCAGCTCACTACCAAGCGGCTGGCGGCCTGGCCAGGCTTTTTCCAGGAGTTTTTCCCCACTCTGCTCCCCTTGCGGGTAGGGCTGGGGGTAGGCTTTCTGGGGGCCACGGTGGGGCTGGGCTGGGTGCTGGGCTACCGGGGCCACTGGCTGCTGCTGCTGGCCGTAACGGCTGCCGGCTTGCTGCTGACCCAGTATATGCTGTTTCTGCGGGGCGTGCTGCAGGCCCACCAGCGCTTCAATACCGATGCCGTGCTCTCGGTGCTGGAGCGGCTGCTGCTGCTGGCGCTGGTGCTGGCTTTGCTGCCCCTGGGCCTTACGCTGGATCGGTACGTGGGCGTGCGCACCATAGCCGTGGGCTTTACCTTTCTGCTGCTGGTAGGACTGATCCGGCGGTTTTACGGCCGCGTGGCCCTGCGCCCGCGCTGGTCGCAGGCCCGCCAGGTTCTGCTCGATAGCCTGCCCCTGGCCCTGATTACGCTGGTGTACGGCCTCAACGAGCGGGTAGATATGCTAATGCTGGAGCGGCTGGTATCGGCGAAAGAGGCCAGCTACTATGCCGCCGCCTACCGCTGGGTTGATGCCGTGATGATGTACCTCTGGACGGTGCTGCCGCTGTTTTTTGCCCGCTTCGCTCACGCCACCGGCCGCCGCCAGGAGCAGCAGGATCTGCTCTGGTTCGGGCAGCGCGTGGTTACGGTACCGCTCTTGTTCGTGGTGGGCTTCGGTCTGTTTCGGGGCGAGCTGCTGTTTTTTCAGTTCGCGCACAGCACGCCCGCCGAGGTAGCCCGCATGACTCAGTGCCTGCAGCTGCTGTTCCTGAACGTGCTGGTGCATGCCTTCTTCGCCATCTACAGCACCCTGCTCACCAGCACCGACCACGAAAAGCCGGTTTCCTGGCTGGTAACGGCCAGTATAGCCCTGAACGTGGGCCTGAACTTCCTACTGATGCCCCGCTATGGCGCCCTGGCCGGGGCCGCCAATACCCTGCTCTGCGCCGTGGTAGTATCGGTAGGGTATGTGTGGCTGGTCCCGCGCCGCACGGGCGTCCGGCTGCCCTGGGCCCTGCTGCGGCGGCTGGCGCTGGCCTTCGGGGGCCTGTGCGCCGGCTGGTACGGCCTGCGCACCTACGCCGCGCTGCCCTGGTGGCTGGAAACCGCCGCCGCCGGCCTCTGGCTACTGACCCTGGTAGGGGCGCTGGGGGTAGTAAAACCCTCCGAAATCCGGCAGCTAAGGAGAAAAGGTGATGAGGTAAATGGTGACAGGTGA